The following are encoded in a window of Colletotrichum lupini chromosome 3, complete sequence genomic DNA:
- a CDS encoding exocyst complex component Sec10, which produces MERAPSGAKSLFPQGPSFTLEDFSNQDFVVREFVDTLAENAVPANRRSGPSQPAFDPKPLIRTFENALSQLGSLSEELQEKESELQSNVRRAEAQHDQTLDTLGRKLDQSMASFEALDLSLNQSATNGDRSARQEAGGNIAVQIGEKLEELDRKRRRAQDANFLIQCWIEVSETGQLTSLEEIQRQGGAENKVRCAVISRQLMRISQRLDPTSWGQTNGTNGFRGNGVTNGVTGTNRVHNTRELLEKFSESLEQELLKQFNSSYRRQNFDDMMECSKVLYDFNGGSSVIATFVNQHQFFIDRDQLISDEVMLDGDTWEQIADPDSEPPGVEASLQSLVDEVKLVMQEESFIIKRAFPFYETVLIKFIQRVFQQSVQQRLEMVLDKANEISSLAFLRSLHSSRTYISSLIEDLKSHGLTEHPEPASPQISQTLDQQMEELFVPYLVGNSYIDRERKSLEETYNSLLFKFTTYHSKRKKAPTGFMASLAQQSSQMLSSAKDAYLERLDSSELTATQKAMMLRVAGIQDNNDNKNDVEVSEEDGILSIANAKRMMKWLAESVRRTLELGSPADTPKDVNVLLNLLLTTMGRVYVETALDAALDQATSQENIKSEPDLSYLPSIRPAVTITSIMERFITTVLIKLAESNTTVRRSMSTQTKSAIDGIERKTNAVMRSSIDVVTNWVTRSLSSQKKFDFRPRDADLDSLQTPTCLQMSQFLSRVSKHAAQAVDGQNLEVWSSEVALAVLALLFDHFKKFQVNATGGLMVAQDLSKYSSTLKEWSLAPDVETSAELLTDIGSLFIVGPEALREKSRTLAAGPSGQGKKLTKADFKAFVQRRDDASSVGIQSVLAGL; this is translated from the exons ATGGAACGGGCCCCTTCTGGGGCCAAGTCCCTCTTCCCTCAAGGGCCCAGCTTCACCCTCGAGGACTTCTCGAACCAGGACTTCGTGGTCCGCGAATTCGTCGACACTCTTGCCGAGAATGCCGTGCCTGCGAACCGCCGATCAGGTCCATCGCAACCCGCCTTTGACCCCAAGCCACTCATTCGCACATTTGAGA ATGCGCTGTCGCAGCTTGGATCGTTGTCCGAAGAACTCCAGGAGAAGGAATCGGAACTCCAGTCCAATGTACGAAGGGCCGAAGCCCAGCATGATCAAACACTCGATACCCTCGGTCGAAAGCTCGACCAGTCCATGGCCTCCTTCGAAGCACTCGATCTATCATTAAACCAATCCGCGACAAACGGCGACAGAAGTGCGAGACAAGAAGCAGGCGGTAATATTGCTGTGCAGATTGGAGAGAAGCTTGAAGAGCTGGACAGAAAACGGAGGCGAGCCCAGGATGCCAACTTCCTCATCCAATGCTGGATTGAGGTTAGCGAGACGGGCCAGCTCACGTCATTAGAGGAGATCCAGAGACAGGGAGGAGCCGAGAACAAGGTCCGATGCGCAGTAATCTCCCGACAGCTCATGCGAATCAGTCAGCGGCTAGACCCGACCTCTTGGGGTCAGACGAATGGTACAAACGGGTTCCGAGGAAACGGCGTTACGAACGGCGTCACGGGAACAAATCGCGTGCACAACACGAGAGAACTACTCGAGAAGTTCTCCGAGTCTTTGGAGCAGGAGCTTCTCAAGCAGTTCAACAGCAGTTACCGACGCCAAAACTTCGACGACATGATGGAGTGCTCCAAGGTCCTGTACGACTTCAACGGTGGCTCCAGCGTCATCGCGACCTTTGTAAATCAGCACCAGTTCTTCATCGACAGAGACCAATTGATTTCGGATGAAGTTATGTTGGACGGCGACACATGGGAACAGATTGCAGATCCCGATTCTGAACCACCTGGCGTCGAAGCCAGCCTGCAATCTCTCGTTGACGAGGTCAAACTCGTCATGCAGGAGGAATCCTTCATCATCAAGCGCGCCTTCCCTTTTTACGAGACTGTTTTGATCAAATTCATTCAGCGAGTGTTCCAACAGTCTGTTCAACAAAGGCTCGAGATGGTGCTGGACAAGGCCAACGAAATCTCTTCCTTGGCGTTCCTCAGATCACTGCACTCATCGAGGACATACATCAGTTCTTTGATCGAAGACCTCAAATCACACGGCCTTACCGAACATCCGGAACCGGCTTCCCCCCAAATCTCCCAGACACTGGACCAGCAGATGGAGGAACTTTTCGTTCCCTACCTTGTTGGTAATTCATACATTGACCGAGAGAGGAAGAGTCTTGAGGAAACGTACAACTCGTTGCTCTTCAAATTCACAACATACCACTCCAAGAGAAAGAAGGCACCGACTGGCTTCATGGCCTCACTTGCACAACAGAGTTCACAAATGCTATCGTCGGCCAAGGATGCATATCTCGAGCGCCTCGACTCCTCTGAGTTAACAGCCACTCAGAAGGCTATGATGCTTCGTGTCGCAGGAATACAAGACAACAATGACAACAAAAACGACGTTGAGGTGTCAGAAGAAGACGGCATTCTGAGCATAGCGAATGCCAAGAGAATGATGAAGTGGCTCGCGGAATCCGTCCGAAGAACCCTAGAACTTGGCTCTCCCGCCGATACACCAAAGGACGTCAACGTTCTCCTAAACCTTTTGCTCACAACAATGGGTCGCGTCTATGTGGAGACGGCTTTGGACGCCGCGCTCGACCAGGCGACTTCTCAGGAAAATATCAAGTCGGAACCAGACTTGAGCTACCTCCCTTCAATCCGTCCCGCGGTGACCATCACTAGTATTATGGAACGCTTCATTACTACTGTGCTGATCAAGCTGGCCGAATCCAACACGACAGTCCGCCGCAGCATGTCCACGCAGACAAAATCCGCCATTGACGGCATTGAGCGCAAGACGAACGCCGTGATGCGCAGCTCCATCGATGTCGTTACCAACTGGGTCACGCGCTCTCTTTCCAGTCAGAAGAAGTTTGACTTCCGTCCTCGCGACGCAGATCTGGATTCACTTCAGACGCCCACCTGTTTACAAATGAGCCAGTTTCTCTCCCGCGTCTCCAAGCACGCCGCCCAGGCTGTGGACGGCCAGAACTTGGAGGTCTGGAGCTCCGAGGTCGCACTCGCCGTCCTGGCTCTGCTCTTTGACCACTTCAAAAAGTTCCAGGTCAATGCTACGGGTGGACTCATGGTCGCGCAGGATCTGTCCAAGTACTCTTCCACTCTCAAGGAGTGGTCGCTCGCACCGGACGTAGAAACCTCGGCCGAGCTTCTCACTGATATTGGCTCCCTCTTCATTGTCGGACCCGAGGCGCTAAGGGAGAAGTCTCGCACGCTCGCGGCGGGCCCCTCTGGCCAGGGCAAGAAGCTTACCAAGGCCGACTTCAAGGCATTTGTGCAACGTCGCGACGATGCTAGTAGCGTTGGCATCCAAAGTGTATTGGCTGGGCTTTGA